TCATCGGTATTCAGCAGCGCCAGGTGTCCACCGGGATGACGATCGGCATCCTTCCTTTATCAGGAGCGGTCTTTTTTCTTTCAAAATGATCATAACACATAATATGTGAAATATATCACAAATATAAGGGATGTCATCGGTTTGTCAATATCCTTAATTCAGGATTTATCTATGAATATCGAGAGAATGGTTGATCCATAACTCCCTTCTATTTGTGAAAAAATGAACATTATTACCGGTTGAAATGAGATTCCGGCCAGCCTGTCAATTGTCACAAAAATTCCCTTGGATCACCTGTTGACAACGTTGAAATGGTCTGAGAACAACGGTATTATGGTGTGGTAGGTTGCCCTTATAGGACGACAATTTGAAGAGCTTCGCCCTAAAGGGTAGGTTGCCCTGCTAGGACGACAATTAGGAAGGGCTTCGCCCTAAAGGGTAGGTTGTGAAGATGAGGGAGAGCGACAGGGGGTTCTATCATGTCCAAAAAGAATAGAAACGCCAAGAAGCAACAGGCGGAAGCCCGGTCGGAACGAATGAAAAACCTGACGATGGTAACCGTGATTGTACTCTTCTTAGGGTTGGGTATATTCGCCTTGGTGCAAATGTTTGTAGGATCAAATGAAGAACCGGAGGCAGCTCAAGTTTCCGAAAAGATTTTCGAATATGAAGGCCAGCCGGTTTTGGGTGATCCGGATGCCCCGGTGAAGATTGTGGAGTTCGGCGATTTCAAATGCCCTGCCTGCAAACAATTTAAAGATCAGATTTATCCCCAATTGAAAAAAGATTATATCGATCAAGGTAAAGTAGCGTTTTACTTTGTCAATAATCCTTTTATCGGGGAAGATTCCATGACTGCGGCGATCGCGGCGGAATCCGTGTATCAGCAGGATCCGGACAGTTATTGGCCTTATTTTGAAGCGCTGTATGACAACCAGGGGAACGAACAACAAGTCTGGGCTACCCCGGAGCTCCTGGTGAAGCTGGCTAAAGAAGAGACACCGGAAGTGGATGCGGATCAGGTGAAGAAAGACATCGAGAATGAAACGTATAAAGAACAGGTGGAAAAGGATCGGCAGATTGTGGGGAAAGCCGGGGTTACCTCTGTTCCCACCTTGTTTGTCAATGGACGGAAGGTGGAACCGCAGGAAGCCTTCCAATACAATAATCTGAAAAACATCATCGACCAAGCGATCGAAGAAGCACAATAAGGGAGGGCTTCGCCCAAAAGGAGAGGTTGCCATGGCTTGGGTCCGAAGGTACCATCGATACCTGGCGTGGCTGGTGTCATTGGTTGCCGTGGGTGGCAGTCTGTACTTTAGCGAAGTAATGGGATATATCCCGTGCGAATTGTGCTGGGTGCAGCGGATCTTTATGTATCCATTGGCCATTATGTTGGGGATTGCGACGTATCTTGACGATTCCAGAATCATACGGTATGCTTTGCCTCTCAGTCTCACTGGGGGATTGGTCTCCGTCTACCATTATATGAAGCAAAAAATGCCGGGTTTTGATGAATTGGCCCCTTGTACTCAAGGAGTTCCCTGTAGCGGGGAATATATTAACTGGCTGGGTTTTATTACCATTCCGTTTCTTGCGTTAATCGCTTTTATCTTGATATCCCTGCTGTTATGGGTGGGGAGAAACCAAGTGGATTGATCCAGGGTGCCCTTTCAGAACTACAATTGAGAGGGCTTCGCCCATAAGGAAAAGGGTGCCTGATGTCCAGGGCACCCTTTTCCTATGAGATTGCAATTTTTTTCATTTATGTTGATGACATGTTTTCTCTTTGGTACATTTGATTTACCAATTCCCTCAGATGGGAAAAAACAGGACAAGTCGAAATTCCGCTATTTTATCGATAGATGGCTCAAGGCTTTCCCTTGGCAGGAAATAAGAGCCGCGGTGAGATTCTCTTTTGTGACGGAGGGGTTTCACCCGAAAGGAGAGGTTGCCCTTCCAGGACGACAATCTGGAGGGGTTTCACCCGAAAGGAGAGGTTGAAGGTGAGCGATTCGTTTTTAATATCCGTGATCCGTGTTGCAGATTTCCACACGTCCCTTACCTTTTACAGGGACAAGCTGGGCTTCCGGGTCGATTGGATGGATCCTGATATTCAAACTGCACAGTTAACCGGGACGGGACAGGAACTGTTGGTCCTGACGGCTAACCCGGAACTGGACGTCCGAAGCCTCTATCCCGCCGACCAGGTGGTGGATGGCGAGCTTGAAGAGTCTGCAACGGATCCAACGTCAGGGGCGGACAGCAAGGAGCCGGTTCCGGCTGAACCGGGATCGGTTTCAGAAACAGAAGAATCGGCGGAAACCGGACCGGCGGCGGAAGGGGAGAAAGCGGTTGATCCGGTGAATGTGGAAGCTCCCGCAGAGCAGACGGACCAACAGGGAACCCCTGGCGAAGAGTGGACGGGAGATCCCTTGGTGGAAGAAGTGGAGGAATCCTCCCCGGCGGCCCGTTGGCATTTCCGTGAAGTGGAACCGGAAGGGACTCTCTCCTTTTACGGAGAGAACTTGGTCCTCTTTCAAGAACATCTGTCCGTGTTGGCGGTCCCGGACCTCTTGTTGGAAGAAAGTCCCGGTGTGGAACAGGTTCTTACCTTTAAAGACCCGGATGGGTATCGGATTGCGTTTCATGAAAGCTTGCGTTTGTCTGATGAAGAGTTGCTGGAGCTGTACCGGAAAGGGCCCGATCTACTGGAGGGAGCCATCCTGGGTTTGACAGAGGAGGACCTGGATCTCCCGGTGGAAGAGGGAGTGACGATTCGGCAATTGGTGTTGCAAATGGTGGACTTCGATTTGGAAATGATGCAGCGGATGAAATGGGCTTTGGCCGAATCGGGCCGTTCCTATCCGATCCCGCTGTACGACACCGAAGAATGGGCGGAAGCGCTGGCTTATGATCGTCGCCCCACTCATGTGGAACTTTCGATGTACCGCCTGCTTCGAGATCACATCCTGACGATGTGTGAGAGTGTGGAAGGGGCGCTTGATCGCCATCTCGTATCCGAACAAGGAATTGTAGAAGTGCGAACGATGATGCAGGTGGTGGCGGAGACAAGCCGGGAACAGATCCAGTCGATTTTGGATACCCGTCATCAGTATGACAAATGATCCGCTGACGACCCTGTCGGAAAAACGGCGGGGCTGCTTGGCGTGTCGATAAAAGGAATCATCCTTCACTTATTTTTATCTCCAACCTCGCCATGTGGCGGGGATGTTTTATTTTTCCTTGCTTTTTCGCATGAGCCGATTCACCGTTTCCCTGGTCAACCCCAGCAGCTGGCCTATTTCTTCCTGGGTCAGCCGTTCCTCCAGCGGTTCGGCGGGAAAACGGTGTTGGAACCACTGGCGCAGAAGCGTGAGGCGCTGGGAACTGGGAGCGGTGGTCCAATCCATCCGCTCCTGGATCGAACGCAAGGTGGTTTGCAGATGAAGAGCCACTTGGCGATATTGATGGGGGTTTTTCTCCAGTTCCTGATACCAGGAATCTGCGGGGACAACGGTCACTTCACTGGGGATCACGGCAATGGCGGTAGCAAAATAGGGATGGGGGGACAAAAGCGAGTGGTGCGGGAAAAACTCTCCCGGTACCAACAGGTTGAACAACAAGGAAGATCCGTCGGACTGGAGACGGACGACTTTGATCAGTCCTTTTTCCAAGCGGTACAGATTTCCGCTCTCTCCTTGGCGGAACAAGATTTCTCCCCGATGCAGTCTCATTGGAAGTTCACCTCATCGTCACGATTGATGTGAGCAGGGTCACGGTGTGTGAACGGACCATCCCGTACGCTAAAAGAGAACGGAAGGAAAAAGGAGATGGTCCTATGTTGGATGCACATACGGTGAAAATCATCAAAAGCACTGCCCCGATTTTAAAGGAGCGGGGCACATCCATCACCCGGCGATTTTACGACCGGATGTTTTCCCGCCATCCTGAATTGTACAACCAATTTAACCGCGCAAACCAGCAAAAAGGTGAACAACCGGAGGCGCTGGCACATTTCGTATACCAAGCAGCGGAACAGATCGACCGTTTCCCCCAGTTGCTTCCCCAAATCAAGCAGGTTGCCCACAAACACCGGGCGTTGGAGGTGAAACCGGAACAATACGCCATCGTGGGTGAAAATCTGTTATGGGCGATCCGGGAAGAACTAGGCGAAGAAGCCCGTGACGAGATCCTGCAAGCGTGGGAACGAGTATACCAGGTGATCGCCGACGTTTTTATTCAGGTGGAGAAGGATCTATACCGAAAAGCCGAAGGGGCGGTTGGTGGGTGGGCGGGCTTTCGTCGCTTCGTCATCGCCGATAAGGTGAGGGAACACCCCGAAGTCACATCCTTCCTTCTGAAGCCTGTCGATGGAAGACCGTTGCCCGTCTACCAACCGGGTCAATATCTAACGATCCGGATTCAACCGCCGGAAGAACCTTATGCACTGAATCGGCATTACAGCTTGTCGGAAGCCCCCCGACCGGATCGCTTTCGAATCAGCGTAAAGCGGGTGGATGCAGACCGGGGACGGCCCGCAGGGAAAGTATCCAACCTTCTGCATGAAATGAATGTGGGAGAAACCCTTCTGGCATCCGCTCCTGCCGGTGATTTCACCTTGCGGGAGGGAGGCAGGGATGCCGTCACCTTGATCAGCGGCGGGATTGGAGCCACCCCCTTGATGGCGATGCTGCAGCAAGTGGCAGAAGAGGGCGGGGTACGCCCCCTTCTGTGGATCCATGCTTGCCGGGATGGGGGAAGACATGTCTTTCGGGAGGAAGTGGAAGCACTCACCAACGCACATCCCTGGATCCGTCCCTATTATTGCTATGAAACTCCCACCCATGAAGATCGACAGAAGGGCCACTTTCACCATGAAGGTCGGATCGAACGGTCTGAATTACGTGAGATCCTTCCTCCCTGCGGCGATTTTTATCTCTGTGGACCGCCTGGATTTGTCCAGACAATGATGGCGTTCCTTCTCGCGGAAGGAATCGATTCTGGGACGATTCATACGGAAATGTTCGGACCGATGAAGGGGTACGCGCAACCGTTGATGAGCCGATTACAAGCGGGCATCCACCGGTACAAGCGTCGCCGCCGATTATGAAAAACGGCACTCCTGCTAGGGTCTGTCTGGTAATTCAATTTTCCGCAAGAACGAGAGAGGGTTGGTATGGCTTTTGGTTCGCCTTTGCACTCACAGAGCACAAGTCTCGCCAGGGTCACTGTTGTTCCCTGGTCTCGCTATGCGCTTTTTGCAACGAAACGAAGACAGCCATACCGACCCGGGATCTCGCCCTACGGATTGTTCAGACACGCCCTAAAAGGAGGGCCGTTTTTCGTTCGGGTATATACGAAAAAAATTGAACATAATATACGATAATTATAGAATAAAGGGGGTGAATCGAAGGAGGGTCAAAAAATGAAGGTGATGGATTGGTCTGCCCACGAGGAACGATATCAAGTGGAATTGGAATATTCGGTGTTGTGGGAGGCGGCATTGGGGGTGGCGGTAGTAACGCGTCCGGATATTCACCATACCCTCTCCTATTCGGCAACCTATTGGCGTCAGGTGGAGGAAAAGCTTCCAGCTCCCTTAAAAAGAGAACTGGAAGTGGTCCAACGGCATCAGACGTGGAAAGGATTGCTGTTCCTTCTCCACCAAGGCCGCTTTACGCAGTTGGATGAATGGCTGACCTTTCTAAACCGATTGACGGAGAAGGATCTTCGGTTTCGGCTTCTCCCTTATCTGGGGGAAGAGCGGGAACCTGCCCGATACGAAGCCGCCCGGGGAGACCGGAAGAGCGCGGATCGGCTGGTGGAGCACTGTGAAGACCATCCTTTTTTTCCTGCATATATCCGTTATGTAACCCGTGAACACGGAGAACGGTTGAAATGCCATCTGATGGAAGTGCTGGCAGGGTGGTACCGTCATATAGTGGAACCGGAAGAAGAGCGGATCCGGGAAGTGCTGGCCCGTGATGTTCATGTTCGGGAGGAGATGAGGAAACGGTTGACCCCGGAAGCGTTTGTCCACTGGGTGACGGACGGGGTCCAAGTGATTCCGGCTCCAGGGGTGCGGCGGGTGCTGCTGATTCCTCAGATTGTCTACCGGCCGTGGCGGATTCAAGCCGACGACCGCGATACCCGGATTGTTTATTATCCCGTGGACGATGAGAGCCTGGACGAAAGACGGGACCCGGATCGCCCCCGGTCTCTGTGGATCCAGGTGCACAAGGCTCTGGCGGATGAAAAACGACTTCGGACCCTGCGTGCCGTCCGCCGGGGGGTGGACACTCTCCCGGCCCTGTCAAAAGAGCTGAGATTACCCAAAACGACGATGCACCATCATCTCACACTGTTGCGCTCCGCCCGTTTATTGACCGTGGATGGTAACCGTTATGCCATTCACCCTCACACTTGGGCTGTCTGCCAGGAGGAATTGGAACAATATCTTGGAATGGGTCCCTCGGATGTTTCATAATAAGAGTAGAAAGATGCCCAAGTCCTTTTATCGATTATGGGCGGGAGAAGGAATATCCGCATTGGCGGGATCTTGGGGGACCATGGCCAACTCCTGGTTGGTCTTCCATTGGACCGGAACCCCTGCAGCAATTGGAACGATGTGGCTTTTCTACTTTCTTCCTTCCCTGCTGGTTCAGTGGGGGGTGGGACCTTATCTGGATCGCTGGAACCGGCCGCGGTTTCTCGCATGGTGCCAATGGAGCCGGAGCGTGGCGTTTCTCTTGTCTTTGGTCTGCGTGATTGTTCAATGGCAGCAGCCGTGGGTGTTATATGTGGTGGCCGCTTGGACGGGAACGGTTCAAGCCCTTTACACTCCGTCGACTCAGGCGCTTTTACCTGCGTTGGTCTCCGGAACATCGTTGATTCGCGCCAATGCCCGCATCGATGCCGCTTTCCGCTTGATGAATATGGTGGGACCCATTCTGGGCGGTTGGGCGGTGGCCCTCGCAGGAGTGGGGATGAACCTGGCCGGGGTCGTATTGTTTTATGCGCTGGGAGGGTGGATTCTATCGGGTCTGCCGCCGGTGTACGGCAGGGAATCGACGGATTTACCGTCTTGGAAGAAATCCATCCGGGAAGGCTTTCAAGTGTTTAGCCGGGACTCCATTCTGCTCGTTCTTACCGGGAGTCTGGCGGCGGTCCAATGGGCCGTCGCAGGTTTGATCGTGTTGGGCCTGCCCTACGTCACAGAAGAATTGGGCC
Above is a window of Desmospora profundinema DNA encoding:
- a CDS encoding DsbA family protein; protein product: MSKKNRNAKKQQAEARSERMKNLTMVTVIVLFLGLGIFALVQMFVGSNEEPEAAQVSEKIFEYEGQPVLGDPDAPVKIVEFGDFKCPACKQFKDQIYPQLKKDYIDQGKVAFYFVNNPFIGEDSMTAAIAAESVYQQDPDSYWPYFEALYDNQGNEQQVWATPELLVKLAKEETPEVDADQVKKDIENETYKEQVEKDRQIVGKAGVTSVPTLFVNGRKVEPQEAFQYNNLKNIIDQAIEEAQ
- a CDS encoding disulfide oxidoreductase, encoding MAWVRRYHRYLAWLVSLVAVGGSLYFSEVMGYIPCELCWVQRIFMYPLAIMLGIATYLDDSRIIRYALPLSLTGGLVSVYHYMKQKMPGFDELAPCTQGVPCSGEYINWLGFITIPFLALIAFILISLLLWVGRNQVD
- a CDS encoding Crp/Fnr family transcriptional regulator; translated protein: MRLHRGEILFRQGESGNLYRLEKGLIKVVRLQSDGSSLLFNLLVPGEFFPHHSLLSPHPYFATAIAVIPSEVTVVPADSWYQELEKNPHQYRQVALHLQTTLRSIQERMDWTTAPSSQRLTLLRQWFQHRFPAEPLEERLTQEEIGQLLGLTRETVNRLMRKSKEK
- the hmpA gene encoding NO-inducible flavohemoprotein — protein: MLDAHTVKIIKSTAPILKERGTSITRRFYDRMFSRHPELYNQFNRANQQKGEQPEALAHFVYQAAEQIDRFPQLLPQIKQVAHKHRALEVKPEQYAIVGENLLWAIREELGEEARDEILQAWERVYQVIADVFIQVEKDLYRKAEGAVGGWAGFRRFVIADKVREHPEVTSFLLKPVDGRPLPVYQPGQYLTIRIQPPEEPYALNRHYSLSEAPRPDRFRISVKRVDADRGRPAGKVSNLLHEMNVGETLLASAPAGDFTLREGGRDAVTLISGGIGATPLMAMLQQVAEEGGVRPLLWIHACRDGGRHVFREEVEALTNAHPWIRPYYCYETPTHEDRQKGHFHHEGRIERSELREILPPCGDFYLCGPPGFVQTMMAFLLAEGIDSGTIHTEMFGPMKGYAQPLMSRLQAGIHRYKRRRRL
- a CDS encoding ArsR/SmtB family transcription factor; translated protein: MKVMDWSAHEERYQVELEYSVLWEAALGVAVVTRPDIHHTLSYSATYWRQVEEKLPAPLKRELEVVQRHQTWKGLLFLLHQGRFTQLDEWLTFLNRLTEKDLRFRLLPYLGEEREPARYEAARGDRKSADRLVEHCEDHPFFPAYIRYVTREHGERLKCHLMEVLAGWYRHIVEPEEERIREVLARDVHVREEMRKRLTPEAFVHWVTDGVQVIPAPGVRRVLLIPQIVYRPWRIQADDRDTRIVYYPVDDESLDERRDPDRPRSLWIQVHKALADEKRLRTLRAVRRGVDTLPALSKELRLPKTTMHHHLTLLRSARLLTVDGNRYAIHPHTWAVCQEELEQYLGMGPSDVS
- a CDS encoding MFS transporter, which gives rise to MPKSFYRLWAGEGISALAGSWGTMANSWLVFHWTGTPAAIGTMWLFYFLPSLLVQWGVGPYLDRWNRPRFLAWCQWSRSVAFLLSLVCVIVQWQQPWVLYVVAAWTGTVQALYTPSTQALLPALVSGTSLIRANARIDAAFRLMNMVGPILGGWAVALAGVGMNLAGVVLFYALGGWILSGLPPVYGRESTDLPSWKKSIREGFQVFSRDSILLVLTGSLAAVQWAVAGLIVLGLPYVTEELGRGSLAYGWFLAGFSIGYLCGSMVVLRWKGRQPLPGVMMGANMIGGATFVGLAWAPHLGWALVMEGLAGFCAPFFHVHCLRLFQTRVPSEVIGQVLSLRVLVMRLVMPLGTVAAGWMGSVWGIRFTLALTGGVVILASLAGWRWLSIRFGGQESPSGPVSTRA